A stretch of the Lactuca sativa cultivar Salinas chromosome 9, Lsat_Salinas_v11, whole genome shotgun sequence genome encodes the following:
- the LOC111881142 gene encoding uncharacterized protein LOC111881142 — MTGHEYTLELLHRNRLQCVEVLRMSRDSFVRLCAHFRANYSLKDNKHVSVEEKMMAMFLMMIGHNQRYMIIKRRFQHSKQTIHKFFYEVLEKMMLFAQDVIVPTSFNPNPNIPGHNRRLRRVFKGAVGALDGTLIHAVVPAKKQDLYRSRGKGDCYQNVLAICDFNMIFTFVVAGWEGVAHDSRILSEAITDPQSSFPFPPPDKYYLCDAAYAHTRGFMAPYRNVRYWLGDFRQRRALTNKEKFNHGHAKLRNVIERAFGVLKARFPILKRMALFPFVTQRNIAMACFALHNFIRREGMSD, encoded by the exons ATGACAGGACATGAATACACATTGGAGTTGTTACATCGTAATCGTTTACAATGTGTTGAAGTACTACGCATGTCTCGTGACTCTTTTGTACGACTATGTGCTCATTTTAGAGCAAATTATTCATTAAAGGACAACAAACATGTATCGGTTGAGGAAAAAATGATGGCCATGTTTTTGATGATGATCGGCCATAATCAACGTTACATGATTATCAAGCGGAGATTTCAACACTCGAAGCAAACaattcataaatttttttatgaagtGTTGGAAAAAATGATGCTTTTCGCACAAGATGTTATAGTACCAACTTCTTTTAATCCGAATCCAAACATTCCAGGACATAATAGGAGGCTACGACGGGTTTTCAAAGGGGCGGTCGGTGCACTTgatggcactttgatacatgcTGTTGTCCCTGCTAAGAAGCAAGACTTGTATAGAAGTAGGGGAAAGGGAGACTGTTACCAAAACGTATTGGCAATTTGTGACTTCAATATgattttcacatttgttgtggCCGGGTGGGAAGGGGTAGCGCATGACTCTAGAATATTATCAGAAGCAATAACCGATCCACAATCATCATTCCCATTTCCACCACCCG acaaatattatctttgtgatgccgCATATGCACACACTCGAGGATTTATGGCCCCTTATCGTAATGTGAGGTATTGGCTTGGAGATTTTCGTCAACGACGTGCATTGACCAATAAGGAAAAATTTAACCATGGACATGCAAAACTTCGGAATGTCATTGAGCGtgcttttggtgttttgaaagcaCGTTTCCCTATATTGAAGAGGATGGCACTATTCCCGTTCGTGACACAAAGAAACATTGCCATGGCATGTTTCGCgcttcataattttataaggagAGAAGGAATGAGTGATTAG